From a single Lolium rigidum isolate FL_2022 chromosome 7, APGP_CSIRO_Lrig_0.1, whole genome shotgun sequence genomic region:
- the LOC124671497 gene encoding uncharacterized protein LOC124671497 has translation MSAQPTSTTPPPPSSEPTATADIKPPTPPALFCAADADARPKKRKLEEVGFHQSPYYKIRAAVANLRGRFLQVCRATDFRKEDAALEILKEIKVVMELSKKMRLDISAAAGEPVKPLDIPAARAVQNKTAGEVPSVVKNQVPQAQIGQDATFLHNTGGKVPLKHASLQAATMGIQRESDASEVANRTNQLGDGVKGSYVIGGSPMGWNFRMWPGGKAVYYGLSKAEWLALQAAK, from the exons ATGTCCGCTCAACCCACcagcaccacgcctcctccgccgTCGTCGGAGCCCACGGCCACCGCCGATATCaagccgccgacgccgccggccCTGTTTTGCGCCGCCGATGCCGACGCGCGGCCGAAGAAGCGGAAGCTGGAGGAGGTGGGTTTCCACCAATCGCCCTACTACAAGATCAGAGCAGCCGTCGCCAACCTCCGCGGCCGCTTCCTTCAG GTTTGCCGAGCTACTGATTTCCGAAAGGAAGATGCTGCTCTTGAGATCCTAAAAG AGATAAAGGTTGTCATGGAATTATCCAAGAAAATGCGGCTGGATATATCAGCTGCTGCTGGTGAGCCTGTAAAACCATTGGACATACCTGCAGCTAGAGCTGTGCAGAACAAGACTGCAGGAGAAGTGCCATCTGTAGTGAAGAATCAAGTTCCTCAGGCTCAGATTGGCCAGGATGCAACGTTTCTGCACAATACAGGTGGGAAGGTACCACTCAAGCATGCTAGCTTGCAGGCTGCGACAATGGGGATTCAGCGGGAATCCGATGCGAGCGAGGTAGCAAACCGTACCAATCAGTTGGGCGACGGCGTGAAAGGTTCTTATGTCATCGGTGGATCTCCCATGGGCTGGAATTTCCGTATGTGGCCTGGAGGCAAAGCGGTCTACTATGGCTTGAGCAAAGCAGAGTGGTTGGCACTACAAGCTGCAAAGTGA